Proteins found in one Alteromonas macleodii genomic segment:
- a CDS encoding BCCT family transporter, producing MIENEKKSPLNKPVFITSSALIICLLIFAAGTPELADSVFQKLQSVIVSNGSWFYVLTVTIIVLAVVYLGMSRYGEIKLGPDHATPEFSFGTWLSMLFAAGMGIGLMFFGVAEPLMHFMSPPTAQAESIDAVREAMKTTFFHWGIHAWAIYAVVALILGYFAYRQNLPLTLRSALYPLIGDRIYGWPGHVVDIFAVTSTVFGISTSLGFGASQVNAGFNYLFGLPSNTGVQIAIMAGVVGLAVISVTTGLDKGIRRLSETNMVLAIILLLIVLSLGPTVFLLQAFMQNTGAYLSDIVRNTFNLYTYEKTDWIGGWTIFYWGWWLAWAPFVGLFIARISFGRTIREFVMGVLLIPSAFTLFWMTVFGNGAIDQVLVQGKDVLAQMVNDDTSVALFVFLEQFPFASVLSFIAVLMVIIFFVTSCDSGAMVVDMLCSHGENDTPLWQRVYWALGVGIVSSILLYAGGLGALQTMTIAAALPFAIVLLIAISGLLKALRIESYKRESLQVMAGTPLHNDSDKNWKDRLENIVTFPDESAVRRYVNKVVMPALTEVGEEFKSQQFNINIEDNEEALILTVDLGNDPEFIYAVYLVPTEQPEFGPSDTPTLDENKKATYYRAEVHLSEGGQNYDIMGWSKISVINDVIDHYHKHQHFIHLLK from the coding sequence GTGATTGAGAACGAAAAGAAATCTCCACTCAATAAGCCGGTGTTTATAACGTCTTCTGCGTTAATCATCTGCTTACTAATCTTCGCTGCGGGTACGCCCGAACTTGCAGACTCTGTCTTCCAAAAATTGCAAAGTGTAATTGTTTCAAACGGCAGTTGGTTTTACGTTCTAACCGTTACTATCATTGTCCTAGCAGTGGTGTATTTGGGCATGTCTCGCTATGGCGAAATTAAATTAGGGCCTGACCACGCCACACCAGAGTTTAGTTTCGGTACTTGGCTCAGCATGCTGTTTGCTGCAGGTATGGGCATTGGGCTAATGTTTTTCGGTGTAGCTGAACCATTAATGCACTTTATGTCTCCACCCACGGCACAGGCAGAAAGTATAGACGCCGTACGCGAAGCGATGAAAACGACCTTCTTCCATTGGGGTATACACGCGTGGGCTATTTACGCGGTGGTCGCACTCATACTCGGTTATTTTGCCTACCGTCAAAACTTACCCTTAACCCTTCGTTCTGCACTCTACCCACTTATCGGCGATCGTATTTATGGCTGGCCTGGACACGTGGTAGATATATTTGCAGTAACCTCAACGGTATTCGGCATTTCAACCTCTCTCGGTTTTGGCGCATCGCAAGTTAATGCAGGCTTTAACTATCTATTTGGTTTGCCCTCTAATACCGGTGTTCAAATTGCTATTATGGCAGGCGTGGTTGGCCTGGCGGTTATTTCAGTAACAACTGGTCTAGACAAAGGTATTCGTCGCCTTTCAGAAACCAACATGGTGCTGGCTATTATTTTGCTGCTAATTGTATTGTCGTTAGGTCCAACGGTATTTTTACTACAGGCCTTTATGCAAAACACTGGCGCATACCTGTCTGACATAGTGCGAAACACTTTTAATCTGTACACCTATGAAAAAACCGACTGGATTGGTGGCTGGACCATCTTTTATTGGGGCTGGTGGTTAGCATGGGCGCCTTTCGTAGGTCTATTTATAGCGCGTATCTCGTTCGGCCGAACTATTCGCGAATTCGTTATGGGCGTTCTACTTATCCCTTCTGCGTTTACGCTATTTTGGATGACCGTATTTGGTAACGGTGCTATCGACCAAGTTTTGGTGCAAGGAAAAGACGTACTGGCACAAATGGTTAACGACGATACCTCCGTAGCGTTGTTTGTATTCTTAGAGCAATTTCCATTTGCTTCAGTTCTTAGTTTTATTGCTGTACTTATGGTAATTATATTCTTTGTAACCTCGTGTGATTCTGGCGCAATGGTAGTTGATATGCTCTGTTCCCACGGTGAAAACGATACGCCGTTGTGGCAACGCGTGTACTGGGCGCTTGGTGTAGGTATTGTAAGTTCAATACTTCTTTATGCTGGCGGACTAGGTGCACTCCAAACAATGACAATTGCTGCTGCTCTGCCTTTTGCTATCGTGCTGCTTATCGCTATTTCCGGTTTGTTAAAAGCACTGAGGATTGAATCTTACAAACGAGAAAGTCTGCAGGTAATGGCTGGTACGCCTTTACATAACGATTCAGATAAAAACTGGAAAGACCGATTAGAAAACATCGTGACCTTTCCGGATGAAAGTGCTGTTCGCCGATATGTAAATAAGGTAGTTATGCCTGCGCTAACAGAAGTTGGTGAAGAGTTTAAGTCTCAGCAGTTCAATATTAATATTGAAGATAATGAAGAAGCTCTTATCTTGACCGTTGATTTAGGTAACGACCCCGAATTTATCTACGCGGTATATCTAGTGCCGACAGAACAGCCGGAATTTGGTCCAAGTGACACACCAACACTGGACGAAAACAAAAAGGCAACGTACTATCGCGCCGAGGTTCACCTGAGTGAAGGTGGTCAGAACTATGACATTATGGGTTGGTCGAAAATTTCAGTAATTAATGACGTAATCGATCACTACCATAAGCACCAACATTTTATTCATTTGCTTAAGTAA
- a CDS encoding tetratricopeptide repeat-containing sulfotransferase family protein — MTPEEFQQQVRAVRQALQRGQFSIAMESMQTLFSASLSDQQKAETHYLTAVIQRLSKQYGEAFKHIDALLGLKPDYGRGYQELAYCHEATGNHQAAANAFFKATHFNPALISSWKKLLTIYKSHDDVPAVSMATQQIEHLQSLPAPVLGAYDLMYEKQFSAAEQVCRQFLTKQKHHPEAMMLLAEIGMQLKVYSDAEFLLESCVELYPENERAALAYQNVLSKLGKFPDAVKVATARLALNPESFAIKTSLAHALVGVGQLDEAISLYKEVLSQNADRPKVWVALGHALKAKGDTTDAVNAYEKAVEYANDYGDAYWSLANTKTYKFSDNLLSQMCKQVEASSIKLDDKIHICFALGKGFEDKGQADKAFAYYDQGNKLKHSTLQFDISRTEKALDAQQQAFTADSFSSKQGCQAPDPIFIVGLPRAGSTLLEQILASHSQVDGTMELHDILGIASSLSHQKTPYPFNVSELDSATLEKLGARYIEQTKAYRQGAAFFIDKMPNNFIHIGLIKKILPNAKIIDAHRNPMDCCFSGFKQLFGEGQEFSYSLDDIGRYYNAYEQLMDHWHSVLPGEILTVQHEDVLDDLEGQVKRILNFCGLDFEEACLAFHQTKRVIKTPSSEQVRQPIYKTGMGQWKPFENYLAELKQALGRDTKTNK; from the coding sequence ATGACACCAGAAGAATTTCAACAACAAGTACGGGCTGTAAGGCAGGCACTGCAGCGTGGACAGTTCTCAATTGCAATGGAAAGCATGCAAACGCTTTTTTCTGCATCGTTGAGCGATCAACAGAAGGCGGAAACACACTATTTAACAGCGGTTATTCAAAGGCTGTCTAAACAATATGGTGAGGCGTTTAAACATATTGATGCGCTACTTGGCCTTAAGCCAGATTATGGTAGAGGATATCAAGAGTTAGCTTATTGCCATGAAGCCACCGGCAACCATCAAGCAGCGGCTAACGCATTTTTTAAAGCTACGCATTTTAACCCCGCGCTAATTAGCAGTTGGAAAAAGCTCCTTACCATTTATAAAAGCCATGACGACGTACCTGCAGTATCAATGGCGACCCAGCAAATCGAACATTTGCAGTCACTTCCTGCACCGGTACTCGGTGCTTACGATTTAATGTATGAAAAGCAGTTTTCAGCAGCAGAGCAAGTATGCCGACAGTTTTTAACTAAGCAAAAACATCACCCAGAGGCAATGATGTTACTTGCTGAAATAGGCATGCAGCTTAAGGTATATAGCGATGCTGAATTTCTTTTAGAAAGCTGCGTTGAGCTTTATCCAGAGAATGAGCGTGCCGCATTAGCCTATCAAAATGTTTTATCTAAACTAGGAAAGTTTCCGGATGCGGTGAAGGTAGCGACGGCGCGATTAGCGCTGAACCCAGAAAGCTTTGCTATTAAAACCAGCTTGGCCCATGCACTTGTTGGCGTTGGTCAGTTAGATGAAGCAATAAGCCTATACAAAGAAGTGCTGTCACAAAATGCTGATAGACCTAAAGTGTGGGTTGCATTGGGCCATGCGTTAAAAGCAAAAGGCGATACTACGGATGCCGTTAACGCCTATGAAAAAGCGGTTGAATACGCGAATGATTACGGCGACGCTTATTGGAGTTTAGCGAATACAAAAACCTACAAATTTAGCGACAACTTGCTGTCGCAAATGTGCAAGCAAGTTGAAGCTAGCTCGATAAAGTTAGACGATAAAATTCACATCTGTTTTGCGTTAGGTAAAGGGTTTGAAGACAAAGGCCAGGCAGATAAAGCGTTTGCCTACTATGACCAAGGCAATAAACTTAAACACAGTACGCTTCAATTTGATATTAGTAGAACAGAGAAGGCTTTAGACGCTCAGCAGCAGGCTTTCACGGCGGATTCTTTCAGTTCAAAACAGGGCTGCCAAGCTCCCGATCCTATTTTTATTGTGGGCTTGCCTCGCGCTGGTTCGACATTATTAGAGCAAATCCTCGCGTCACATTCGCAGGTAGACGGCACCATGGAGCTACACGATATATTAGGTATTGCTTCATCATTAAGTCATCAAAAAACACCTTATCCGTTTAACGTGAGCGAACTAGATAGTGCAACCCTCGAAAAGCTTGGTGCCCGTTATATTGAGCAGACTAAAGCTTACCGACAAGGCGCGGCATTTTTCATTGATAAAATGCCTAATAACTTCATTCACATAGGCTTAATTAAAAAAATACTGCCTAACGCCAAAATTATTGATGCACACAGAAACCCAATGGACTGCTGTTTTAGTGGCTTTAAACAGTTATTCGGTGAGGGGCAAGAGTTCAGCTATTCGCTTGACGATATTGGCCGTTACTATAATGCTTATGAACAGCTTATGGATCATTGGCATAGTGTGTTGCCTGGGGAAATTCTTACTGTACAGCACGAAGATGTTCTGGATGATTTGGAAGGGCAGGTTAAACGCATTCTAAATTTTTGTGGGTTAGATTTTGAAGAAGCATGCTTAGCATTTCACCAAACCAAACGGGTGATAAAGACGCCAAGTTCTGAACAGGTTCGCCAACCTATATACAAAACAGGAATGGGGCAGTGGAAGCCTTTCGAAAACTATTTAGCTGAGCTTAAACAAGCACTAGGTAGAGACACGAAGACAAATAAATAA
- a CDS encoding MarR family winged helix-turn-helix transcriptional regulator, with protein MRKEEELLVALRRVIRAVDLRSKQLSKHVGLTGPQLLVMQNIEERPGIMVREIAENINLSPATITNILDRLESRDLATRIRSTQDKRKVGVFLTERGKEAVVDAPRPLQEHFVERFSQLKEWEQSQMVATVQRIASMMDAEDIDASPFLELGSISEKS; from the coding sequence ATGCGAAAAGAAGAAGAACTATTAGTGGCACTACGGCGCGTTATTCGCGCTGTAGACCTACGCAGCAAGCAGCTAAGTAAACACGTGGGTTTGACAGGCCCACAATTGTTAGTAATGCAAAATATTGAAGAGCGCCCCGGCATTATGGTGCGCGAAATTGCAGAAAATATTAATTTAAGCCCTGCAACTATCACCAATATTTTGGACAGATTAGAGTCTAGAGACTTAGCTACGCGCATTAGAAGTACGCAAGACAAACGAAAAGTGGGTGTGTTCTTAACCGAACGCGGAAAAGAAGCGGTGGTAGACGCCCCGCGTCCGCTTCAAGAGCACTTTGTTGAACGTTTTTCTCAGCTAAAAGAATGGGAGCAAAGCCAAATGGTAGCTACCGTTCAGCGTATTGCTAGCATGATGGATGCTGAAGATATCGATGCCTCGCCTTTCTTGGAACTAGGCAGTATTTCAGAAAAAAGCTAA
- a CDS encoding diguanylate cyclase — protein MNDVTQLILMYFIIPLWFTAGIVDWFCHRSSNIAATAGPKESLIHLLMFLEVGIPLFMVLLFEVNSLIIAAGILFFFLHELTALWDVSYAVSKRRVGPIEQHVHSFLEMIPLLALILVIARHWSHFIALFGLGESPADFGLRFKQEPLPTWYLLSVIAVATVLEFLPYVEELIRGMKAKEKSSQEKTTLSSDEEKQSNSKADVSHQDAEAASPYASSVAGEEDPGVALEELVESNKK, from the coding sequence ATGAATGACGTTACACAGCTAATATTGATGTATTTCATCATACCGCTGTGGTTCACAGCAGGGATAGTCGACTGGTTTTGCCACCGCAGCAGTAATATTGCTGCTACCGCGGGGCCGAAGGAGTCCTTAATTCATCTATTGATGTTTCTAGAGGTAGGAATTCCTCTTTTTATGGTTCTCCTCTTTGAGGTGAATAGTTTAATTATTGCTGCAGGTATTCTGTTTTTCTTCTTACATGAATTAACAGCACTGTGGGACGTTAGCTATGCGGTATCGAAAAGAAGAGTGGGGCCTATTGAGCAACATGTGCACAGCTTTTTGGAAATGATACCGCTGCTCGCATTAATTTTGGTAATTGCCAGACATTGGTCTCATTTTATAGCGTTATTCGGACTGGGCGAAAGTCCTGCTGATTTTGGTCTGCGGTTTAAGCAAGAGCCCCTTCCAACATGGTATTTACTATCAGTTATCGCCGTTGCTACCGTTCTAGAATTTTTACCTTATGTAGAGGAGTTGATTAGAGGTATGAAAGCAAAAGAAAAAAGTTCACAAGAAAAAACGACGTTGTCTTCAGATGAAGAAAAACAATCCAATAGTAAAGCGGACGTTTCACATCAGGATGCAGAAGCTGCGAGCCCTTATGCATCATCTGTTGCAGGTGAAGAAGACCCAGGTGTAGCGCTTGAAGAATTGGTAGAAAGCAACAAGAAGTGA
- a CDS encoding TonB-dependent receptor → MRKTQLSCAIIAALASTSLAAQESDAPAKLETIEVTATKRSESIQDVPVAVSALDGKALENLGIDNFQDYVEFLPNVVFQGTGPGQNEIYIRGAATTQSSITLSSVQALQPSVAFYLDEMPVSMAGRNLDIFATDVERVEVLPGPQGTLFGASSQAGTVRLITNKPDHSGFAAGFDTSISTTKGGNMSNTVEAYFNVTPTDNLALRVAAYNDSQGGWIDNIENDPSNGGYIGSAVVIDRISGGALQVKGIDPTEMDARRSINGFDPSEAAVVSPRNSEHVEDNFNDAVYSGARFGLSYIINDNWDVVVQHTEQTLDTEGVFAYDPTVEGESSAIRFQSDENSDEFGLTTWTLNGRLEKLDVVYTGGYLDREIDTLTDYTGYTNGGLFSAYYVCTHYETPDNPDDARCLDPTKYYKEDTTSTRLTHELRFSTTMDTPWQLTAGVFYDEQEVASVGQFKIASTEIFTDLARTLQGNKGINSDGGPFSPEISFVNDVTHTIEQIAVFGQLGYEITDTVTATFGARWYQIDDIYRGATSTRDVTSRLEAYGQGVLDPAVYDGLGLDGQGVVDAIQDGSLDISLLGDDGVLTVDDTIFKFGLDWKVNENVLLFANYSEGFRPPVTNRLGGDAAANDTGAFADFRVPVYSTTDTLDNYEIGLKGDFLDGILRVNATGYYSEITDLQTSRFDPANISFLVFTDNVGDAEVKGIDADISWLATDNLVINAAFSVLDTELVSINPELEGIAAGVGSELPYSADFSGNISARYFFELEGGKEGFVNASLTYTGDRLAGMVMNAYAMEDATRLIYGTGSGLKIKDEGEVFNGATYPGADGEVIRGGRYIQESYVIGNVSVGMSYESWKVEAFIDNVFDKSAILNIDTQQYTPKVVTNRPRTIGLRFSYDYY, encoded by the coding sequence ATGCGAAAAACTCAGCTTAGCTGTGCCATCATCGCTGCATTGGCATCTACCTCTTTGGCTGCGCAAGAATCAGACGCGCCTGCTAAACTTGAAACCATTGAAGTTACCGCCACCAAAAGAAGTGAATCAATCCAAGATGTACCTGTTGCCGTCTCTGCTTTAGACGGTAAGGCGTTAGAGAACCTTGGTATTGATAACTTTCAAGACTACGTAGAATTCTTACCTAACGTAGTTTTCCAGGGTACAGGCCCTGGGCAAAACGAAATTTATATCCGCGGTGCCGCTACCACGCAATCAAGCATCACACTTTCATCGGTTCAGGCGCTTCAGCCTTCTGTTGCTTTTTATTTAGATGAAATGCCAGTTTCCATGGCAGGACGAAACTTGGATATTTTCGCTACTGACGTAGAGCGTGTAGAAGTACTTCCTGGGCCGCAAGGTACGCTATTCGGTGCAAGTTCACAGGCAGGTACTGTTCGACTAATTACAAACAAGCCCGATCACTCGGGATTTGCTGCAGGCTTTGATACCAGTATCTCTACCACCAAAGGCGGTAATATGAGTAACACAGTTGAAGCCTACTTTAACGTGACGCCAACTGATAATTTAGCCTTGCGTGTAGCGGCATACAACGATAGCCAAGGCGGTTGGATCGACAACATTGAAAACGATCCTAGCAATGGTGGCTACATTGGAAGTGCAGTGGTTATTGACCGCATATCTGGCGGTGCTCTTCAGGTAAAAGGTATTGACCCTACTGAGATGGATGCGCGTCGCAGCATAAATGGTTTTGACCCTAGCGAAGCAGCCGTAGTATCACCAAGAAATAGCGAACACGTTGAAGATAACTTCAACGATGCGGTTTACTCTGGTGCTCGTTTTGGCTTGTCATACATTATTAATGACAATTGGGATGTAGTGGTACAGCATACCGAGCAAACCCTAGACACTGAAGGTGTATTTGCTTACGACCCAACAGTTGAAGGTGAAAGCTCAGCGATTCGCTTCCAAAGCGATGAAAACTCTGATGAGTTTGGCTTAACCACATGGACCTTAAATGGCCGTCTTGAAAAACTTGATGTAGTTTATACCGGTGGTTACCTAGACCGTGAAATAGACACACTTACCGATTACACAGGTTATACAAACGGTGGTTTGTTCTCGGCATATTATGTGTGTACACACTATGAGACGCCAGATAACCCAGACGATGCCCGTTGTCTTGACCCAACTAAGTATTACAAAGAAGACACTACAAGCACTCGTTTAACTCACGAGTTACGCTTTAGCACTACGATGGACACGCCATGGCAACTAACTGCTGGTGTGTTTTATGACGAGCAAGAAGTGGCTTCGGTAGGGCAGTTCAAAATTGCAAGTACTGAGATATTCACTGACCTTGCGAGAACGCTTCAGGGTAATAAAGGCATTAACAGTGACGGTGGTCCTTTCTCACCTGAAATTAGCTTTGTAAACGATGTAACGCATACAATCGAGCAAATCGCGGTGTTTGGTCAGCTAGGTTATGAAATTACTGACACGGTAACCGCTACTTTTGGTGCCCGCTGGTATCAAATTGACGACATTTACCGCGGCGCTACGTCAACTCGTGACGTAACAAGTCGTTTAGAAGCCTACGGTCAAGGTGTATTAGACCCAGCTGTTTACGATGGTTTAGGTTTAGACGGCCAGGGCGTTGTGGATGCTATTCAAGACGGTTCACTTGATATCAGTTTGTTGGGTGATGACGGCGTATTAACGGTAGATGACACTATCTTTAAATTCGGCCTAGACTGGAAGGTAAACGAAAACGTATTGTTATTCGCGAACTATTCAGAAGGTTTCCGTCCACCGGTAACTAACCGTTTAGGCGGTGACGCAGCAGCAAATGATACAGGCGCCTTTGCTGACTTTCGTGTTCCGGTTTATTCAACAACAGATACTTTGGACAACTACGAGATTGGTCTAAAAGGTGACTTCTTAGACGGTATATTGCGTGTTAATGCGACTGGTTATTACTCAGAAATTACTGATTTACAAACGTCACGTTTTGACCCAGCTAATATTAGCTTCCTAGTATTTACCGACAACGTAGGTGATGCGGAAGTTAAAGGTATTGATGCCGATATTTCATGGCTAGCTACCGATAACCTAGTGATTAATGCAGCGTTTAGCGTTTTAGATACTGAGCTTGTTAGTATTAACCCTGAGCTTGAAGGTATTGCTGCAGGTGTGGGAAGTGAACTGCCATACTCAGCTGACTTCTCGGGTAATATTAGCGCGCGCTATTTCTTCGAGTTGGAAGGTGGTAAAGAAGGTTTTGTTAACGCATCACTGACTTATACCGGCGACCGTCTTGCTGGCATGGTTATGAATGCCTACGCTATGGAAGACGCCACACGCCTAATCTACGGCACGGGCTCTGGTCTTAAGATTAAAGATGAGGGCGAGGTATTTAACGGTGCAACTTATCCAGGTGCTGACGGCGAAGTTATTCGTGGTGGACGCTACATTCAGGAAAGTTACGTTATAGGTAATGTATCTGTAGGCATGTCGTACGAGAGCTGGAAAGTTGAAGCATTCATCGATAATGTTTTCGACAAGTCGGCGATTTTAAACATCGACACGCAACAGTACACGCCTAAAGTTGTGACAAACCGTCCACGTACCATCGGCTTGCGCTTCTCTTACGACTATTATTAA
- a CDS encoding RnfH family protein produces MSNKLINIEVAYALPTKQTIIDVAIHENATVEEAINASNVLEQFPEIDLKATKVGIWSRVVKLRDTLNDGDRIEIYRPLIADPKEIRKRRAEKAKEEGRADKITGGKVNPLKAKS; encoded by the coding sequence ATGAGTAATAAGCTCATCAATATTGAGGTTGCCTACGCATTGCCCACCAAGCAAACCATCATTGATGTTGCTATTCATGAAAATGCGACAGTAGAGGAGGCGATTAATGCGTCAAATGTGCTTGAGCAGTTTCCCGAAATTGACTTGAAAGCCACAAAAGTAGGTATTTGGAGTCGCGTTGTTAAACTGCGAGATACGCTTAACGACGGTGATCGGATAGAAATTTATCGCCCGCTGATAGCTGACCCTAAAGAGATTCGAAAACGTCGTGCTGAAAAAGCCAAAGAAGAGGGAAGGGCAGACAAAATTACTGGCGGAAAAGTAAACCCGCTGAAAGCGAAGTCGTAG
- the smpB gene encoding SsrA-binding protein SmpB, with protein MKKNKANKNTSGNIAQNKKARHDYFLEDKFEAGLELQGWEIKSIRAGKVNITDAYIIIQNAEAYLVGCRISPLNQASTHVIAAPERARKLLLKKREIDRLMGARDRQGYSIVATSMYWKKCWVKLEIHLAKGKHAHDKRDTLKDKDWQRQKERMMKHSV; from the coding sequence ATGAAAAAGAATAAAGCCAACAAAAACACCTCAGGAAATATCGCGCAGAACAAAAAGGCGCGTCATGACTATTTCCTAGAAGACAAGTTCGAAGCCGGGCTTGAGCTTCAAGGGTGGGAAATTAAAAGTATTCGTGCCGGTAAAGTAAACATTACCGACGCGTACATCATTATCCAAAATGCCGAAGCATATTTGGTAGGTTGTAGAATCAGCCCGCTAAATCAGGCATCTACCCACGTTATTGCTGCGCCTGAACGCGCGCGCAAACTGTTGCTTAAAAAGCGTGAGATAGATCGATTAATGGGCGCACGTGACCGCCAAGGTTATTCAATCGTGGCAACGTCTATGTATTGGAAAAAGTGTTGGGTGAAACTAGAAATTCACCTAGCGAAAGGTAAGCACGCTCACGACAAGCGCGACACTTTGAAAGATAAAGACTGGCAACGCCAAAAAGAAAGAATGATGAAACACAGCGTTTAA
- a CDS encoding NADH:flavin oxidoreductase/NADH oxidase family protein, translating to MSSDSILYSPYTLPCGVTARNRLVKAAMEENMSSMGNIPGESLYSLYRYWAHGNLGMVITGNVMVDKAAMTGPGGVALEKDTDIAPFHKWAKIIKSNGALAIMQINHPGRQVFKAMQGKAIAPSAVPLDMGKHSKLFAQPREMTCQDIHDVCKRFVETAKQAEKAGFDGVEIHAAHGYLLTQFLSPLTNQRQDEWGGSIINRARLLINIVSQVRAVCAKNFIVMVKLNSADFQKNGFSFDDACEVVNRLEALGVDVVELSGGSYEAPAMQGQTRDDTTLAREAYFLEFAQALVSKTDIPLMTTGGIKRAEVAEEVIEQGCAMVGLASALAITPDLAKKWQQEWSYSGIIPHCAWKDKSLASLANMAMVRRQLRRLGNNLTTLRNPSPLWSLILDMLHRKKMTKRDVG from the coding sequence ATGTCTTCAGATTCCATATTGTATTCTCCTTATACCCTGCCGTGTGGCGTAACAGCGCGAAACCGTCTTGTTAAAGCCGCAATGGAAGAAAATATGTCGAGCATGGGAAACATTCCCGGTGAGTCTTTATATTCACTGTATCGATACTGGGCCCATGGTAATTTAGGCATGGTAATTACGGGTAACGTTATGGTTGATAAGGCAGCTATGACAGGGCCGGGTGGTGTTGCACTAGAAAAAGATACCGATATTGCGCCGTTTCATAAGTGGGCGAAGATCATTAAGTCGAATGGCGCATTAGCCATAATGCAAATTAATCACCCTGGTCGCCAAGTATTTAAAGCCATGCAGGGCAAAGCTATCGCGCCTTCTGCTGTACCCTTAGATATGGGTAAACACTCTAAGCTATTTGCTCAGCCCCGAGAAATGACCTGCCAAGATATCCATGATGTATGCAAGCGCTTTGTCGAAACGGCTAAGCAAGCTGAAAAAGCTGGCTTCGACGGCGTTGAGATTCATGCTGCTCACGGCTACTTGCTTACGCAATTTTTATCTCCGCTTACTAATCAGCGCCAAGACGAGTGGGGCGGTTCTATTATTAACCGCGCCCGTTTATTAATAAATATAGTCAGCCAGGTTAGAGCGGTTTGCGCTAAAAACTTCATTGTTATGGTAAAGCTTAACTCTGCTGATTTTCAAAAGAACGGATTTTCGTTCGACGATGCTTGTGAAGTAGTAAACCGCTTAGAAGCCTTGGGTGTAGATGTGGTTGAACTGTCTGGCGGTAGTTATGAAGCGCCCGCCATGCAGGGCCAAACACGGGACGATACCACTCTTGCCAGAGAGGCATACTTTCTAGAATTTGCACAGGCCTTGGTGAGTAAAACCGATATTCCACTTATGACCACAGGCGGCATTAAGAGGGCCGAAGTGGCAGAAGAAGTGATAGAGCAGGGTTGTGCTATGGTAGGCTTAGCCAGTGCACTTGCCATTACGCCCGACCTCGCTAAAAAGTGGCAGCAAGAATGGTCTTACTCAGGCATTATTCCACACTGCGCTTGGAAAGATAAATCGCTAGCGAGCCTTGCGAACATGGCAATGGTGCGACGACAGCTTAGGCGATTAGGAAATAATCTAACCACACTAAGAAACCCGTCACCGCTTTGGAGTCTTATTCTTGATATGCTGCATCGAAAGAAGATGACCAAACGAGACGTAGGCTAA
- a CDS encoding type II toxin-antitoxin system RatA family toxin: MPSIHRSALVAHSAEAMFNLVNDVASYPEFLPGCTDSKILDTSAQSMKASLLVAKAGIKQWFTTHNVLEPGKSIQMQLVDGPFRSLTGGWTFSALSDEACKIELNLEFEFSNKLAEMAFGKVFNSLATSMVSAFTDRARSVYA; the protein is encoded by the coding sequence ATGCCAAGTATTCATAGAAGCGCGCTTGTAGCTCATAGCGCAGAAGCCATGTTTAACTTAGTCAACGATGTAGCTTCCTACCCTGAGTTTTTACCAGGCTGTACCGATAGTAAAATCCTCGACACTTCAGCGCAAAGCATGAAAGCATCTTTGCTAGTTGCAAAAGCCGGCATCAAACAGTGGTTTACAACACACAACGTACTAGAGCCAGGTAAAAGTATTCAAATGCAGCTAGTAGACGGGCCGTTTCGTTCGTTAACCGGCGGCTGGACATTTTCAGCGCTCTCTGATGAAGCGTGTAAGATAGAGCTTAATCTTGAATTTGAATTCAGTAATAAGCTAGCAGAGATGGCATTCGGAAAAGTGTTTAACAGTTTGGCTACTAGTATGGTTTCAGCTTTCACCGACAGAGCGCGGAGTGTGTACGCATGA